A single genomic interval of Lactococcus sp. S-13 harbors:
- a CDS encoding LysR family transcriptional regulator: MAGSVDLLHYLDTLLKVGNFTKAAQQLYISQPYLTQVIKRCEQELGVAIVNRASSPLQLTAAGELYYHHLKELELAQDDFKKQLYPFTLQNGQLLRIGILGTLGQDLLPRFLPEFLQEHPEVKVELVEDFADNNEKNAISGTIDFFIGQNSETVSQALKVESSVNFGYIAVIPQCSELYQVGQEFLLEEQFELSTFLQERLVLTSKGSSVRRNINFLFDKYSLIPQIVLETQNLLTAFHSAKAGLAGTIVPETMIKDEKVQNYNLFKLSQHLISANFFIAYQSDRRLSSLERDLVDLFLKRLA; this comes from the coding sequence ATGGCAGGTTCAGTGGATTTATTGCATTATTTGGATACGCTTTTGAAGGTGGGGAATTTTACTAAGGCGGCGCAGCAGCTTTATATTTCGCAGCCTTATCTGACGCAGGTCATCAAGCGCTGCGAGCAGGAATTGGGGGTGGCTATTGTCAATCGTGCCAGCAGTCCCTTGCAGTTGACGGCGGCGGGTGAGCTTTATTATCATCATCTGAAAGAATTGGAGCTGGCGCAGGACGATTTTAAAAAACAGCTTTATCCTTTTACCTTACAAAATGGGCAACTTTTACGGATTGGGATTTTAGGAACATTGGGGCAGGATTTACTGCCACGATTTTTACCCGAATTTTTGCAGGAACACCCTGAAGTCAAGGTGGAGTTAGTAGAGGATTTTGCAGATAATAATGAAAAAAATGCGATTTCTGGAACTATTGATTTTTTTATCGGCCAAAATTCAGAAACCGTTTCTCAGGCTCTGAAAGTTGAGAGTTCGGTTAATTTTGGTTACATAGCGGTCATTCCTCAATGCTCTGAGCTATATCAAGTGGGGCAAGAGTTTTTGCTAGAAGAACAATTTGAACTATCAACTTTCTTACAGGAGAGGTTAGTTTTGACAAGTAAAGGTTCTTCGGTGCGGCGCAATATTAATTTTCTCTTTGATAAGTATTCACTTATACCACAAATTGTATTGGAAACGCAAAATTTGTTGACCGCTTTTCATTCTGCCAAGGCAGGACTTGCGGGAACGATTGTTCCAGAAACCATGATAAAAGATGAAAAAGTTCAGAATTACAATCTTTTCAAACTTTCACAACACCTGATTTCGGCAAACTTTTTCATTGCTTATCAATCGGATAGGAGATTGAGTTCGCTCGAGCGGGATTTGGTGGATTTATTTTTGAAACGATTAGCTTAG
- a CDS encoding OsmC family peroxiredoxin, with amino-acid sequence MANTSSASAHWEDTLEEGFGTISAESSQLFTEAPYNFKARAESQVHITTPEELLGAAHAACFSQAMALFLGQKNLVAKSIDTRADVTFDVVDGAPTVAKIHLTNVSNIPGMSEADFAQLAEFTKNNCPVSRALAGVQEITLDAKLA; translated from the coding sequence ATGGCAAATACATCATCAGCTTCAGCACATTGGGAAGATACACTTGAAGAAGGCTTTGGGACTATTTCTGCTGAATCTTCACAGCTTTTTACAGAAGCGCCTTATAATTTTAAGGCCCGTGCTGAAAGTCAAGTTCACATCACAACGCCTGAAGAACTCCTGGGTGCAGCGCACGCAGCTTGTTTTTCGCAAGCTATGGCACTTTTTCTTGGACAAAAAAATTTGGTGGCAAAATCAATCGACACAAGAGCTGACGTGACTTTTGATGTGGTGGATGGTGCTCCAACAGTTGCCAAAATTCATTTGACGAATGTCAGCAATATTCCTGGAATGTCCGAAGCTGATTTTGCTCAATTGGCTGAATTTACCAAGAACAATTGCCCTGTATCCCGCGCACTTGCAGGAGTCCAAGAGATTACTTTGGACGCAAAATTAGCTTAA
- a CDS encoding VOC family protein, translating into MTIKMCTNLYVQNVKTEGEFFKTIGFVEMARQKNGETETLIFAPTAAGNARLQIWDIEFIRQVSPEVAEQKPSILFEVSDIQDWHEKVVAQGGFTSDLQEMGGKLTFNFQSPNGLYFAFMEE; encoded by the coding sequence ATGACAATTAAAATGTGTACGAATCTTTATGTTCAAAATGTTAAAACTGAAGGTGAATTTTTTAAGACTATTGGTTTTGTGGAAATGGCACGACAAAAGAATGGTGAAACTGAAACGCTCATTTTTGCACCAACCGCTGCTGGAAATGCTCGCTTACAAATTTGGGATATTGAGTTTATTCGTCAAGTGAGTCCCGAAGTTGCCGAGCAAAAGCCATCAATTTTATTTGAAGTCTCGGACATTCAAGATTGGCATGAAAAAGTGGTTGCTCAGGGTGGTTTTACAAGTGATTTGCAAGAAATGGGTGGGAAATTGACTTTTAATTTTCAAAGTCCTAATGGTTTGTATTTTGCTTTTATGGAAGAGTAA
- the plsX gene encoding phosphate acyltransferase PlsX: MKIAIDAMGGDFAPENIVKGVNLAKKELSDVTFQLYGDATKIREFLDNEVNVEIIATSEVIDFHDDPVTAIKAKKDSSLVRAVTAVKKGEADAVLSAGSTGALLTAGLLLVKRIKQVSRPALMSTLPTVDGRGFDMLDLGANTENTAQHLVDFAVLGSYYAENVRGIEKPRVALISNGSEESKGSPTVKEAHELLVAMPEINFIGNIEARDILTGGADVVVADGFTGNAILKAVEGTASVLMKQIKTAIMEGSLTTKIGGALIKKSLSGLKDLMSTDAAGGAAFVGLKAPVVKAHGNSSEFAIASALKQIHKMIESDVSGKLVKHFEALDK, encoded by the coding sequence ATGAAAATTGCAATTGATGCGATGGGAGGAGATTTTGCTCCCGAAAATATTGTTAAGGGTGTAAATCTTGCAAAAAAAGAACTTTCTGATGTAACTTTTCAGCTTTATGGAGATGCAACTAAAATTCGAGAGTTTTTAGATAATGAAGTAAATGTTGAAATTATTGCAACAAGTGAAGTGATTGATTTCCATGATGATCCAGTGACAGCAATCAAGGCGAAAAAGGATAGTTCGCTCGTTCGGGCTGTGACTGCTGTGAAAAAAGGAGAAGCCGATGCGGTCTTGTCCGCTGGCTCTACTGGGGCACTTTTGACTGCTGGGTTGCTTTTGGTAAAGCGAATTAAGCAAGTGTCGCGTCCAGCTTTGATGTCAACTTTACCAACGGTTGATGGTCGGGGATTTGATATGCTTGATCTTGGTGCAAATACTGAAAATACTGCTCAGCATTTGGTGGATTTTGCGGTTCTTGGCTCTTATTATGCTGAAAATGTTCGAGGAATTGAAAAACCACGAGTAGCATTGATTTCTAATGGTTCTGAAGAATCTAAAGGTTCCCCAACAGTCAAAGAAGCTCATGAACTTCTGGTAGCAATGCCCGAAATTAACTTTATTGGCAACATCGAAGCACGAGATATTTTGACAGGTGGTGCAGATGTTGTCGTAGCTGACGGTTTCACGGGAAACGCTATTCTCAAAGCAGTAGAGGGTACTGCAAGTGTACTAATGAAACAGATTAAAACAGCGATTATGGAAGGCAGTTTAACCACAAAAATTGGTGGTGCGCTCATTAAAAAATCCCTTTCTGGTTTGAAAGACTTGATGAGTACAGACGCAGCCGGAGGAGCGGCTTTCGTTGGCCTCAAAGCACCTGTAGTCAAGGCTCACGGCAATTCTAGTGAATTTGCCATTGCTTCTGCTTTGAAGCAAATCCACAAAATGATAGAATCTGACGTTTCTGGAAAATTGGTCAAACATTTTGAGGCACTTGATAAATAA
- a CDS encoding HNH endonuclease, protein MNKIEREHLFVEWMSSPIHPTIKASTLESYIAALKKSFTTFSNVDFELDIFNYKILSEFQNFFNQIRQNERYDKFNKSNNGSYQALLKKYEKYLSEMQESQEKYVSKEDFLEWAVLKKRSYNPSWIKIYADNLKSLAFDLQENDDLKINLFNIDDANSFRIAEVKIRVDKNFDTINQHSTQKSFSAALGRYSEFLASDFYLSRLFVKDLVEDKLIDEQVKTEIERTVLSRIGQSDFRRGIIRRDRDCLLCHIPYTELLRASHIKPWAKSTNQERLDLSNGFLLCANHDVLFDKGLISFDEQGILKISSQINPKDYDKLLLGKAMNLNVDERQGRYLIYHRQEIFRK, encoded by the coding sequence ATGAACAAAATTGAAAGAGAGCATCTATTTGTTGAATGGATGAGTTCGCCAATTCACCCAACGATAAAGGCTTCAACCTTGGAGAGCTATATTGCTGCCCTCAAGAAATCTTTTACGACCTTCTCAAACGTGGATTTTGAACTCGATATTTTCAACTATAAAATCCTGAGCGAGTTCCAAAATTTCTTCAACCAAATTCGACAAAATGAACGCTATGACAAATTCAATAAATCAAATAATGGCAGCTATCAAGCACTATTGAAAAAATATGAAAAATATTTGTCTGAGATGCAAGAGAGCCAGGAAAAATATGTTTCCAAAGAAGATTTTCTGGAATGGGCGGTTTTGAAGAAAAGGTCTTACAATCCAAGCTGGATAAAGATTTATGCGGATAATTTGAAATCTTTAGCCTTCGACCTTCAAGAAAATGATGACTTGAAAATCAATTTGTTTAATATTGATGATGCCAATTCGTTTCGCATCGCCGAAGTCAAGATAAGAGTGGACAAAAATTTTGATACTATCAACCAGCATTCAACTCAGAAAAGTTTTTCAGCCGCACTTGGTCGGTATTCTGAATTTTTGGCAAGCGATTTTTATCTTTCAAGGTTATTTGTGAAAGATTTGGTGGAAGATAAACTCATTGATGAGCAGGTCAAGACTGAAATCGAGCGAACCGTGCTGTCAAGAATTGGTCAGTCAGACTTTAGGCGTGGAATTATCAGACGTGATAGGGATTGTTTATTGTGTCACATCCCCTACACAGAGTTGCTGCGTGCCAGCCATATCAAACCTTGGGCTAAATCAACAAATCAAGAGCGTCTGGATTTATCAAACGGCTTTCTGCTTTGCGCCAATCACGACGTCTTGTTTGACAAAGGATTGATTAGCTTTGATGAACAAGGAATTTTGAAAATTTCAAGCCAGATTAACCCGAAAGATTACGACAAGTTGTTACTTGGAAAGGCCATGAATTTGAATGTTGATGAGCGACAGGGGCGCTATCTGATTTATCATCGGCAGGAGATTTTTAGAAAATAA
- a CDS encoding PDDEXK family nuclease, protein MAEYGLDSIFTSRLSRYIGLSISKIQIELSCKGSGNPFVDFLKSVFELNCSLQESEEFQKSGMTVFPYRIDKVGQLLGDFPIFDSDEEDFIEPFEESSFYESLYGLLYFFIIFTEDKKKNWILRGWMIWGLDEEDIEVQGLSFYSSRFEGSKNKVFFSQDMQVYLRKKVVQKGFSKNLKTNWPRKFTNLE, encoded by the coding sequence GTGGCAGAATATGGACTAGACAGCATTTTTACTAGCAGATTAAGCCGTTATATTGGCTTGTCAATTTCTAAAATTCAAATAGAACTGAGCTGTAAAGGCAGTGGAAATCCATTTGTTGATTTCCTAAAGTCAGTTTTTGAATTGAATTGTTCGTTGCAGGAGTCAGAAGAATTTCAGAAATCTGGAATGACTGTTTTTCCTTATAGAATTGACAAGGTGGGGCAACTGTTGGGAGATTTTCCAATTTTTGATAGTGATGAGGAAGATTTTATCGAGCCGTTTGAAGAAAGTAGCTTTTATGAGTCGCTTTATGGACTACTCTACTTTTTTATCATTTTTACTGAAGATAAAAAGAAAAATTGGATTTTAAGAGGTTGGATGATTTGGGGACTTGATGAAGAGGATATAGAAGTTCAAGGTTTAAGTTTTTACTCTAGTCGTTTTGAAGGCTCGAAGAATAAAGTATTTTTTTCTCAAGATATGCAAGTTTATCTGCGAAAAAAAGTGGTTCAAAAAGGATTTAGCAAAAATTTAAAGACAAATTGGCCAAGAAAATTTACTAATTTGGAATAA
- a CDS encoding Cof-type HAD-IIB family hydrolase, which produces MKDLKLFATDMDGTFLRNDHSYNHKKLAELIPRIQEKGLLFAASSGRSLLGLTEVFAQYKEHMAFVAENGGVVAYKGEVLFAKALSVAQMQELIDALQEMPFSPQKNYLISGLKGAYYPVGVSEDYLAHAKLYYPNCQLFHDLAEIDDKLLKITTNFPEEHVRDCERWVTDRLDFVRATTTGFTSIDIVPNGISKASGLAHLLAHFNWLPENLAVFGDQMNDLEMFEYAGSAYAVSNAAPEILALADKVILSNDEDAVLVEIEQILTQKNY; this is translated from the coding sequence ATGAAAGATTTAAAACTTTTTGCAACCGATATGGACGGAACTTTTTTACGTAACGACCATTCTTATAATCACAAAAAACTCGCAGAACTTATTCCACGGATTCAAGAGAAGGGTCTTCTTTTTGCCGCTTCTTCTGGACGCTCTTTACTTGGTTTGACTGAGGTATTTGCTCAGTACAAGGAGCATATGGCTTTTGTGGCTGAAAATGGCGGAGTGGTTGCTTATAAAGGGGAAGTTCTTTTCGCTAAAGCTTTGAGCGTTGCTCAAATGCAAGAATTGATTGATGCCCTCCAAGAAATGCCCTTTAGTCCACAAAAAAATTATCTGATTTCTGGACTCAAAGGAGCATATTATCCTGTGGGAGTTTCTGAAGATTATCTAGCACACGCTAAGCTTTACTATCCAAACTGTCAGCTTTTTCATGATTTGGCAGAAATCGATGATAAATTGCTTAAAATTACGACAAATTTTCCAGAAGAACACGTACGTGATTGTGAGCGGTGGGTTACTGACCGCCTTGATTTTGTTCGCGCGACAACCACTGGTTTTACAAGTATTGACATTGTACCTAATGGCATCTCTAAGGCCTCTGGTTTAGCCCATTTACTCGCACATTTTAACTGGTTACCCGAAAATCTTGCGGTGTTTGGTGATCAAATGAACGATTTAGAAATGTTTGAATATGCTGGATCTGCTTATGCTGTCAGCAATGCTGCCCCTGAAATTTTGGCACTTGCTGATAAAGTCATCTTGAGTAATGACGAGGATGCTGTATTAGTTGAAATTGAACAGATTTTGACACAGAAAAATTACTGA
- a CDS encoding ABC-F family ATP-binding cassette domain-containing protein: MLTVSDISLQFSDRKLFDEVNIKFTPGNCYGLIGANGAGKSTFLKILDGEIQPTTGHISMGPNERMSVLRQNHYDYEDQTPLDVVMMGNEKLFAINQEKNAIYMNPDATDDDFMKAAELEAEFGEMGGYEAESDAARLLQNLGIKTEQHADLMANLTSGEHVKVLLAKALFGKPDVLLLDEPTNGLDIQAIAWLEEFLINFENTVIVVSHDRHFLNNVCTYMADLDYGKIKLYPGNYDFWKQSSELALRLQGDANRKAEEKIAELKEFIARFSANASKSKQATSRKKMLDKIEVEEFVPSSRKYPFVGFEQEREIGNDLLRVENLSVAIDGEVIVENISFILAPGDKTVFIGQNDIQQTTVIRALMGDVEDNWTVTGDIKWGVTTSRSYLPKDNTKDFDTSDSILDWLRQFVLTKEEDDNTYLRGFLGRMLFKGEESLKSVNVLSGGEKVRVMLSKMMLQRANVLVLDDPTNHLDLESISALNDGLKAFKGSILFASHDHEFINTIANHIVVLGKSGVIDRIGETYDDFLENAEVQEKVKALWAD; encoded by the coding sequence ATGCTTACAGTATCTGATATTTCGTTACAATTCTCTGACCGCAAGCTTTTTGACGAAGTCAACATCAAGTTTACCCCAGGAAACTGTTACGGCTTGATTGGCGCCAATGGCGCTGGTAAATCAACTTTCTTGAAAATCTTGGACGGTGAAATTCAACCAACAACCGGCCACATTTCAATGGGCCCGAACGAACGGATGTCTGTTCTTCGTCAGAATCATTATGACTATGAAGACCAAACGCCACTTGATGTGGTTATGATGGGAAATGAAAAGCTTTTTGCCATCAATCAAGAAAAAAATGCCATTTATATGAATCCTGACGCAACAGACGACGACTTCATGAAAGCTGCTGAACTTGAAGCTGAGTTTGGTGAAATGGGTGGTTACGAAGCCGAATCTGACGCCGCACGTCTTTTACAAAACTTAGGGATTAAAACTGAGCAACATGCTGACCTCATGGCCAATCTAACTTCTGGAGAACACGTTAAAGTCCTCCTTGCTAAAGCCCTCTTTGGTAAACCAGATGTTCTTCTTCTTGACGAACCGACCAATGGACTGGATATTCAAGCGATTGCTTGGTTGGAAGAGTTTTTGATTAACTTTGAAAATACCGTTATCGTTGTTTCCCATGACCGTCACTTCCTCAACAATGTGTGTACTTATATGGCTGACCTTGACTACGGTAAAATCAAACTTTACCCAGGGAACTATGATTTCTGGAAACAATCTTCTGAGCTTGCCCTTCGCTTACAAGGTGATGCTAACCGTAAAGCTGAAGAAAAGATTGCCGAATTGAAAGAATTTATCGCACGTTTCTCAGCTAATGCTTCTAAATCAAAACAAGCGACCTCTCGTAAAAAAATGCTGGATAAAATCGAGGTTGAAGAATTTGTTCCTTCATCACGTAAGTATCCATTTGTCGGTTTTGAACAAGAACGTGAAATCGGAAACGATCTTTTGCGTGTAGAAAACCTTTCTGTTGCTATTGACGGTGAAGTTATCGTTGAAAATATTTCATTTATTTTAGCACCTGGTGATAAAACGGTCTTTATTGGTCAAAATGATATCCAACAAACAACTGTCATTCGTGCCTTGATGGGTGACGTTGAAGACAACTGGACTGTGACTGGCGATATCAAATGGGGCGTAACTACTTCTCGCTCATACTTGCCAAAAGACAATACGAAAGACTTTGACACAAGTGACTCTATTCTTGATTGGCTTCGCCAATTTGTCTTGACTAAAGAAGAAGATGACAATACTTATCTTCGTGGTTTCCTCGGACGTATGCTCTTCAAAGGGGAAGAATCTCTGAAATCTGTGAATGTCCTTTCAGGAGGAGAAAAAGTGCGCGTGATGCTTTCTAAAATGATGCTTCAACGTGCTAATGTGCTGGTGCTTGATGATCCAACTAACCACTTGGACTTGGAGTCTATTTCTGCCCTTAATGATGGCTTGAAAGCTTTCAAAGGTTCTATTCTCTTTGCTTCACATGACCATGAGTTTATCAATACTATTGCTAATCACATCGTTGTTCTTGGTAAATCTGGGGTCATTGACCGTATCGGTGAAACTTATGATGATTTCTTGGAAAATGCCGAAGTACAAGAAAAAGTCAAAGCACTTTGGGCTGACTAA
- a CDS encoding O-acetylhomoserine aminocarboxypropyltransferase/cysteine synthase family protein: MTEHNYKFDTLQVHAGQTPDPVTGARAVPLYQTTSFVFNNSDHAEARFALQDPGAIYSRLGNPTNDVFEARIAALEGGTAALGVASGSAAITYAILNITTVGDNIVAASTLYGGTYHLFSGTLSKYGIATKFVNPDDPQNFEDAIDEKTKAIYYETLGNPGNNVIDYDAVSEIAERHGIPVIVDATFTTPVTFKPFEHGANVVVHSATKFIGGHGTSIGGVIVDGGNFNWANGKFPEFTKPDESYNGIKFADLGEVAFVTRIRAILLRDTGASLSPFHSWLFLQGLETLSLRVERHIANTKKIVEFLTEHPKVGVVHHPLLESNEYHKLYAKYYFKDAGSIFTFELKEKDQQKARDFIDNLEIFSLLANVGDTKSLAIHPASTTHQQLNDEELTAAGISKATIRLSVGIEDVTDLIADLEQALAKI; this comes from the coding sequence ATGACTGAACACAATTATAAATTTGACACTTTACAAGTCCACGCTGGCCAAACCCCTGACCCAGTTACAGGAGCGCGTGCCGTTCCTCTTTACCAAACCACTTCTTTTGTTTTCAACAACTCTGATCATGCAGAAGCTCGTTTTGCCCTACAAGATCCAGGTGCTATTTATTCCAGACTTGGAAATCCAACGAACGATGTTTTTGAAGCACGAATTGCGGCACTTGAAGGTGGAACCGCAGCACTCGGTGTAGCGTCTGGCTCAGCTGCTATTACTTATGCCATTTTAAACATTACAACAGTGGGCGATAATATCGTTGCAGCTAGCACGCTTTATGGCGGAACTTATCATCTTTTTTCTGGCACTTTGTCAAAATACGGCATCGCGACCAAATTCGTCAATCCAGATGACCCACAAAACTTTGAGGACGCGATTGATGAAAAGACCAAAGCCATTTATTACGAAACTTTAGGAAACCCTGGCAATAACGTGATTGATTACGACGCCGTCAGTGAAATTGCTGAGAGACACGGTATCCCTGTCATTGTTGACGCAACTTTCACCACTCCTGTGACTTTCAAACCTTTTGAACATGGAGCTAATGTTGTGGTACATTCGGCAACTAAATTTATCGGTGGACATGGCACTTCCATTGGTGGAGTCATCGTTGACGGCGGTAATTTTAATTGGGCAAATGGAAAATTTCCAGAGTTTACCAAACCAGACGAAAGCTACAATGGCATCAAATTTGCAGACTTAGGGGAGGTTGCTTTTGTAACTCGTATTCGAGCAATTTTACTGCGTGACACTGGAGCTTCTCTATCTCCTTTCCATTCTTGGCTCTTCTTGCAAGGACTCGAAACACTCTCACTTCGTGTAGAACGCCACATTGCCAACACGAAGAAAATCGTGGAATTTTTGACGGAACATCCAAAAGTTGGTGTGGTTCATCATCCGTTGCTAGAAAGCAATGAATATCACAAGCTTTATGCCAAGTATTACTTTAAAGACGCTGGCTCAATTTTCACTTTTGAATTGAAAGAAAAAGATCAGCAAAAAGCGCGCGATTTCATTGACAATCTGGAGATTTTCTCCCTACTCGCTAATGTCGGCGACACCAAATCGCTGGCAATCCACCCTGCTTCGACCACGCACCAACAACTCAACGACGAAGAACTGACTGCCGCTGGAATCAGTAAAGCAACAATTCGTCTTTCTGTTGGTATTGAAGATGTGACAGATTTGATTGCGGATTTGGAGCAAGCTTTAGCTAAAATCTAA